The proteins below are encoded in one region of Clostridium estertheticum:
- a CDS encoding HesA/MoeB/ThiF family protein codes for MEFSEEQIERYSRHILLSEVGVEGQEKLLNSKVLIIGTGGLGAPAAMYLAAAGIGTIGLVDGDVVDLSNLQRQIIHQTKNVGQLKVESGKETINELNPDVNVITYNEFATSENILNIIKDQDYDFIIDGTDNFAAKFLINDACVLAKKPFSHAGVIRFKGQLTTYIPGNNTPCYRCIFQTPPPEGMVPTCREAGVLGVMGGVVGTLQATEAIKYILGLGQTLAGYLLTYDGLKMEFKKIKINHNKRCGVCGDHPTITALIDYANPSCDLKTGKLNG; via the coding sequence TTGGAATTTAGTGAAGAGCAAATAGAAAGATATTCAAGACATATATTATTGTCTGAGGTTGGAGTTGAAGGACAAGAAAAATTACTAAATTCAAAAGTTCTTATTATTGGAACAGGAGGTCTTGGCGCACCAGCTGCTATGTATTTGGCAGCTGCAGGAATAGGTACAATAGGACTTGTAGATGGTGATGTTGTTGATTTATCAAATCTTCAGAGGCAAATTATACACCAAACTAAGAATGTGGGGCAACTTAAAGTTGAATCTGGAAAAGAAACAATAAATGAACTTAACCCAGATGTAAATGTCATTACTTACAATGAATTTGCTACATCAGAAAATATTTTAAATATTATAAAAGATCAGGATTATGATTTTATAATAGATGGAACAGATAATTTTGCTGCAAAATTTTTAATAAATGATGCCTGTGTACTTGCTAAAAAACCATTTTCTCATGCTGGAGTAATAAGGTTTAAGGGACAACTCACAACTTATATTCCAGGTAACAATACGCCTTGTTATAGATGTATTTTCCAAACCCCACCACCTGAGGGAATGGTGCCAACATGTAGAGAAGCTGGCGTTCTAGGAGTAATGGGTGGAGTTGTGGGAACACTCCAAGCAACAGAGGCTATTAAATATATACTAGGACTGGGACAAACTCTCGCAGGTTATTTACTAACTTATGATGGACTAAAGATGGAATTTAAGAAAATAAAAATAAATCATAATAAAAGATGTGGAGTTTGTGGGGATCATCCTACTATAACAGCTTTAATAGACTATGCAAATCCATCTTGTGATTTAAAAACAGGAAAGTTGAATGGGTGA
- the thiS gene encoding sulfur carrier protein ThiS yields MRILQIMSLCFEMNLTKTTAITREIKINLENIGGINMNIKVNGEAKNIKDGVNVTEMLKIEDVEMPDMVSVQLNGEFVDRDQFVKTVLKENDEIEVLYFMGGGSLGI; encoded by the coding sequence GTGCGAATATTGCAAATTATGAGTCTTTGTTTTGAAATGAATTTAACAAAAACTACTGCTATTACAAGAGAAATTAAAATAAATCTTGAAAATATTGGAGGAATAAATATGAATATCAAAGTAAATGGCGAAGCAAAAAATATTAAAGATGGTGTTAATGTTACTGAAATGCTAAAAATTGAAGATGTGGAAATGCCAGATATGGTCTCAGTTCAATTAAATGGTGAATTTGTGGATAGAGATCAATTTGTGAAAACTGTATTAAAAGAAAATGACGAAATAGAAGTTTTATATTTTATGGGAGGTGGAAGTCTTGGAATTTAG
- a CDS encoding PLP-dependent cysteine synthase family protein gives MKYINSVLENIGNTPLIKLNNLGLKEGVNIFAKLEGENPGGSVKDRVGVYMIKDAEDRGILKVGYTIVEATAGNTGIGVALAAINKGYNIIFVVPEKFSVEKLTLMRALGATIVNTPREDGMLGAINKAKELLDEIPNSISLQQFENDANPKAHYETTGPEIYNALEGQIDYFLAGAGSGGTFSGVMKYLKEKNENIKGILVDPDGSTIGGGEEHCYDIEGIGNNFVPTTMDLNLVESVIKITDDEAKDKVKLIAVREGLFVGSSSGAAIAAAIKLAETIDKGNIVIILPDRGDRYFSKNIYD, from the coding sequence GTGAAGTATATAAATAGTGTACTCGAGAATATAGGAAATACACCACTCATAAAATTAAATAATTTAGGATTAAAAGAAGGGGTGAATATTTTCGCAAAACTTGAGGGTGAGAACCCAGGTGGTAGCGTAAAAGATAGAGTTGGAGTTTACATGATTAAGGATGCAGAAGACAGGGGCATCCTTAAAGTGGGATATACAATTGTTGAAGCTACCGCAGGAAATACTGGAATAGGTGTGGCACTTGCAGCAATAAACAAAGGATATAATATAATATTTGTTGTTCCAGAGAAGTTTTCAGTAGAAAAGTTAACTTTGATGAGAGCATTAGGTGCAACTATTGTTAATACACCAAGGGAAGATGGCATGTTAGGTGCCATCAATAAAGCGAAAGAACTATTGGATGAAATCCCTAATTCTATTTCATTACAACAGTTTGAAAATGATGCTAATCCAAAAGCACATTATGAGACTACAGGACCAGAAATATATAATGCATTAGAAGGTCAAATTGATTATTTTCTTGCAGGAGCAGGAAGTGGTGGAACATTTAGTGGTGTTATGAAATATCTAAAGGAAAAGAATGAAAATATAAAGGGTATATTAGTAGATCCGGATGGATCAACCATAGGTGGTGGAGAGGAACATTGTTATGATATAGAAGGGATAGGAAATAATTTTGTTCCAACCACTATGGATTTGAACCTAGTTGAAAGTGTTATTAAAATTACTGATGATGAGGCTAAAGATAAGGTAAAGCTAATTGCTGTTCGTGAAGGATTATTTGTAGGAAGTTCTTCTGGAGCTGCAATAGCGGCTGCAATAAAACTTGCAGAAACTATTGATAAGGGAAACATTGTTATAATATTGCCTGACAGAGGGGATAGATATTTTAGCAAAAACATTTATGATTAA
- a CDS encoding class I SAM-dependent methyltransferase: MGSVDYFNEIAQSWNVIRSEYFDERLKYKVLSKVNIKDKVVADLGCGTGFLSLALALDASIVFSIDQSVNMLVETRKLMETKKFDNVYPIKSSIDNLALFDESVDVVFINMALHHVKDAKKAIEEMFRIIKKDGTLIISDVQEHSGEWAKTEMFDEWLGFSNNQMEEWLTSAGFNLVNIENTDLLCKGYSSKGEFTQTGIFIAVANKGGLNSEVYK, translated from the coding sequence ATGGGATCAGTAGATTATTTTAACGAAATAGCACAAAGTTGGAATGTAATAAGAAGTGAGTATTTTGATGAGAGATTAAAGTACAAGGTTTTATCTAAAGTAAATATTAAAGACAAGGTTGTGGCTGATCTTGGATGTGGAACTGGATTTTTATCATTAGCACTGGCATTAGATGCAAGTATTGTATTTTCTATAGATCAATCTGTAAATATGTTAGTAGAAACAAGAAAATTAATGGAGACTAAAAAATTTGATAATGTGTATCCAATAAAATCATCCATAGACAACTTGGCTTTGTTTGATGAATCTGTAGATGTGGTTTTTATTAATATGGCACTTCATCATGTTAAGGATGCTAAAAAAGCAATAGAGGAAATGTTTAGAATAATAAAAAAAGATGGAACTTTAATAATATCAGATGTACAAGAGCATAGTGGCGAATGGGCAAAGACTGAGATGTTTGACGAATGGCTTGGGTTTTCAAATAATCAGATGGAAGAGTGGTTAACATCTGCTGGTTTTAATCTTGTTAATATTGAGAATACAGATTTATTATGTAAAGGCTATTCTAGCAAAGGAGAATTTACACAGACTGGCATTTTTATTGCAGTAGCAAATAAGGGAGGACTAAATAGTGAAGTATATAAATAG
- a CDS encoding uroporphyrinogen decarboxylase family protein, whose amino-acid sequence MNEILLKDEMTPKERIEAMISGRPFDRVPCNIFIGDHAATIIGVKVSDLNFSSDKFIEGQIAANEKYGIESTGVSPGLAGIAEALGSKLIFPDHGAPYVSEYAIKDVLDLEKLSVPDPAKAGRFPFVLETTKRLVDKFAKEIPVSVEVPGPFTTAGNLMSIEKLLRDTRKNPDYIHRVLRLVTDTTIAFIKEAAKFDVDIGIAEPSASGTLISKDLFQKFALPYLTEIVDLIKMLGKGSPYLHICGNTKKIWTLMADTGVGSLSLDDVIDLEEAKKTVGDRVTLIGNVKPTATMYLGGPIDVEKDVKECLKKAYDNPKGYVLALGCGFPIDTPPENIYALRKAAIKYGKYPYEPSLFS is encoded by the coding sequence ATGAATGAAATTTTGTTAAAAGATGAAATGACACCAAAGGAAAGAATTGAAGCCATGATTAGTGGTAGACCATTTGACAGAGTCCCATGTAATATTTTTATAGGTGATCATGCAGCAACTATAATAGGTGTCAAAGTGTCAGATCTAAACTTTTCATCTGACAAGTTTATAGAGGGACAGATAGCCGCAAATGAAAAATATGGTATAGAGTCTACGGGTGTTTCACCTGGACTTGCAGGGATTGCTGAGGCATTAGGAAGCAAACTTATTTTTCCAGATCATGGGGCGCCTTATGTTAGTGAATATGCTATAAAAGATGTTTTAGATTTAGAAAAGCTAAGTGTACCTGATCCAGCAAAAGCAGGTAGATTTCCATTTGTTTTAGAAACCACGAAAAGACTTGTAGATAAATTTGCAAAGGAAATACCGGTTTCAGTAGAAGTACCTGGGCCATTTACAACAGCAGGAAATCTTATGAGTATAGAAAAATTATTGCGTGATACAAGAAAAAATCCGGATTATATTCATAGAGTTCTTCGTCTTGTAACTGATACAACAATAGCATTTATAAAGGAAGCCGCAAAATTTGATGTAGATATAGGAATAGCTGAACCGTCTGCATCAGGTACTTTAATAAGTAAAGATTTGTTTCAAAAGTTTGCGCTTCCATACTTAACAGAAATAGTTGATCTTATTAAAATGTTAGGTAAAGGATCACCTTATCTTCATATTTGTGGGAATACTAAAAAAATTTGGACTTTAATGGCAGATACAGGTGTGGGATCTTTAAGCCTTGATGATGTTATAGATTTGGAAGAAGCAAAAAAAACAGTAGGAGATAGGGTAACACTAATTGGTAATGTAAAACCTACAGCAACTATGTATTTAGGAGGACCAATTGATGTGGAAAAAGATGTTAAGGAGTGCCTTAAAAAGGCATATGATAATCCTAAAGGATATGTACTTGCTTTGGGATGTGGATTCCCAATTGATACGCCTCCTGAAAACATTTATGCACTACGGAAAGCGGCAATAAAATATGGTAAGTATCCATATGAACCATCACTATTTAGCTAG
- a CDS encoding ASKHA domain-containing protein, giving the protein MVKVNFIANNKSVIVEKGTTILTAARKVGIVIESPCNAVGVCGKCKVKVELSNLKDIIQDGNHQLSEKEKVQGFVLACGARVMADINVEIISKNSNKTLQILNHGESFDIELDSFIRKEYKDNGKTNVYAGDEIIGEEEGDTTALIYGVVVDIGTTTLVATLVNINTGEEINSVSALNPQSIYAQDVLSRIKFASDEKGLNIMYSSITKELNGMIEKNAKETGIDNKYIYEVIFSGNTCMIHLAANINPYSLGKYPYTPVIRGGSYLTSKDHKLNISSNGLIYLPPIISSYVGPDITSGILATRLQDRKGTTLFVDIGTNGEMVIAREGKLSSTSTAAGPAFEGMNITYGMRAQRGAIEYFNIEEDGLIEIKTIENGDPIGICGSGLFDIVGELVANKVIGKSGRFVSIENSNLPEVLKERLVKLDGKNAFKIAEGIFLTQKDIRQVQLAKGAVRSGIEFLMLSKNVEASEVDKIQIAGSFGYHLRSKSLTNIGLLPKEFEGKIDFVGNTSKSGGHAFLLNKEYRTEMEKVVKDIEVVELSNGENFDKIFVKSLSF; this is encoded by the coding sequence ATGGTAAAAGTAAACTTTATTGCAAATAATAAGTCAGTTATTGTGGAAAAAGGAACTACAATACTTACAGCAGCAAGAAAGGTAGGAATCGTTATAGAATCACCATGTAATGCAGTGGGGGTATGTGGTAAATGCAAGGTAAAAGTTGAACTAAGTAACTTAAAGGATATAATTCAAGATGGAAACCATCAGTTGTCAGAGAAAGAGAAAGTTCAAGGTTTTGTATTAGCTTGCGGAGCTAGGGTAATGGCAGATATAAATGTAGAAATAATATCTAAAAATTCAAATAAGACGCTACAGATATTAAATCATGGTGAAAGTTTCGATATAGAATTAGACAGTTTTATTAGAAAAGAATATAAAGATAATGGAAAGACGAATGTGTATGCAGGAGATGAAATAATAGGTGAAGAGGAGGGGGATACTACAGCATTAATTTACGGCGTAGTTGTGGATATAGGAACTACAACTTTAGTAGCAACATTAGTTAATATTAATACAGGTGAAGAGATTAATTCAGTTTCAGCATTAAATCCACAAAGTATTTATGCTCAAGATGTTTTATCTAGAATAAAATTTGCGTCTGATGAAAAAGGACTTAATATAATGTATTCTTCAATAACCAAAGAACTTAATGGTATGATTGAAAAAAATGCTAAAGAAACAGGGATAGATAATAAGTATATATATGAAGTGATTTTTAGTGGTAATACATGTATGATTCATCTTGCAGCTAATATTAATCCTTATTCTTTAGGTAAATACCCGTATACTCCAGTAATAAGAGGCGGAAGTTATTTAACTTCGAAGGATCATAAATTAAATATTTCAAGTAATGGATTAATTTATTTACCTCCTATAATTTCATCATACGTAGGCCCAGATATAACATCTGGTATATTAGCAACAAGGCTTCAGGATAGAAAAGGCACCACATTATTTGTTGACATAGGGACAAATGGTGAAATGGTAATAGCAAGGGAGGGTAAACTATCATCAACATCTACTGCGGCAGGGCCAGCTTTTGAAGGCATGAATATAACTTATGGTATGAGAGCGCAAAGAGGTGCTATAGAATATTTCAATATAGAAGAGGATGGCTTAATAGAAATCAAAACTATTGAAAATGGAGACCCAATTGGTATTTGTGGTAGTGGTCTTTTTGATATTGTGGGGGAGTTAGTTGCAAACAAAGTTATTGGCAAAAGTGGTAGATTTGTTTCCATAGAAAATTCTAATTTACCAGAAGTTCTAAAAGAAAGATTAGTAAAATTAGATGGTAAAAATGCTTTTAAAATAGCAGAGGGAATATTTCTTACTCAAAAGGATATAAGACAAGTTCAACTTGCAAAAGGTGCAGTAAGATCGGGAATTGAATTTCTTATGTTAAGCAAAAATGTAGAGGCAAGCGAAGTTGATAAAATACAAATAGCTGGCTCATTTGGATATCATCTAAGATCAAAAAGTCTTACAAACATTGGACTATTGCCAAAAGAGTTTGAAGGTAAGATAGATTTTGTTGGAAATACATCTAAATCTGGCGGTCATGCGTTTTTATTAAATAAAGAATATAGAACTGAAATGGAGAAAGTTGTAAAGGACATTGAAGTTGTTGAATTATCAAATGGTGAGAATTTTGATAAGATTTTTGTTAAAAGTTTATCTTTCTAA
- a CDS encoding uroporphyrinogen decarboxylase family protein — translation MNDLTPKERIQRTFKKQTVDRPPIICPGGMMNSAIVEVMNKTGHKLPQGHHDSRIMVEIANDVHQNTGFENFGIPFCMTVEAEVLGSEINYGNLFCEPKIQKEVFATASDVVFKELGAMEKNKRVNSIIDATYTLSEKYPDVPVIGSLTGPISTAASLVDPISFLKELRKNPSIAHGVIDYVSNHIIELAKLMIENGANVISIADPTATGEILGPKMFDEYAVRYLNKIINAVHAMNTPVIVHICGKMSAVKKYIPKIKSDAISTDSSINLKILKDEYQGLTTMGNVSTYLLEFGDEEKIANQTARLVNDGINIISPACGLSTSTPLKNIESMTKIVKGY, via the coding sequence ATGAATGATCTAACTCCAAAAGAGAGAATACAACGCACATTTAAAAAGCAAACAGTAGATAGACCACCTATAATTTGTCCGGGTGGGATGATGAATTCTGCCATTGTTGAGGTAATGAATAAAACAGGTCATAAACTTCCACAAGGTCACCACGACAGCAGGATAATGGTAGAGATCGCAAACGATGTACATCAGAATACAGGCTTTGAAAATTTTGGGATACCATTTTGTATGACCGTTGAAGCGGAGGTTCTAGGAAGTGAAATAAATTATGGAAATCTTTTTTGTGAACCCAAAATACAAAAAGAAGTATTTGCTACAGCATCTGATGTAGTATTTAAAGAATTAGGGGCAATGGAGAAAAATAAAAGAGTTAATTCAATAATTGATGCTACTTATACATTGTCTGAAAAATACCCTGATGTTCCTGTAATCGGAAGTCTAACAGGTCCTATTAGTACAGCAGCTTCTTTGGTAGATCCTATTTCTTTCTTAAAAGAATTAAGAAAAAATCCGAGTATTGCTCATGGTGTTATTGATTATGTAAGTAATCACATTATAGAACTCGCAAAATTAATGATAGAAAATGGAGCAAATGTAATTTCTATTGCGGATCCTACTGCAACGGGGGAGATATTAGGGCCAAAGATGTTTGATGAATATGCAGTTAGATATTTAAATAAAATTATTAATGCGGTGCATGCTATGAATACACCCGTAATTGTTCATATATGTGGAAAAATGAGTGCAGTAAAAAAATATATACCTAAAATTAAATCTGATGCCATAAGTACTGATTCGTCTATCAATTTAAAAATACTTAAAGACGAATATCAAGGACTTACTACAATGGGAAATGTAAGCACATATCTTTTAGAATTTGGAGATGAAGAAAAAATTGCAAATCAAACAGCAAGACTTGTAAATGATGGAATTAACATTATATCACCAGCTTGTGGACTTAGTACATCTACACCATTAAAAAATATAGAATCTATGACAAAAATAGTGAAGGGGTATTAG
- a CDS encoding DUF1638 domain-containing protein produces the protein MKIKVIACEVMKEEMLSIKPLADEDFEFVSMDYHLYPQKLGTELQNIIDRSVGYDRIILAFGLCGGAANGLKSSNCKLTIPKVHDCISVFLSPGEGCVCDFRKEVGTFYLSCGWMITEKSILSDHKRILEKFGSKKAFRVLNRMYDGYKKVLFIRTGYPSEDEVIDQSKEIASLISCEHEIIQGKTSFIEKIIRGPWDDTNFINKNPLGILTEEDFGIH, from the coding sequence ATGAAGATAAAAGTAATAGCTTGTGAGGTTATGAAAGAAGAGATGTTATCAATAAAGCCATTAGCTGATGAGGACTTTGAGTTTGTGTCTATGGATTACCATCTTTATCCTCAAAAACTAGGCACTGAGCTCCAAAATATTATTGATAGATCTGTGGGTTATGACAGAATCATTCTAGCTTTTGGTTTGTGTGGTGGAGCTGCAAATGGATTAAAATCAAGCAATTGTAAGCTTACAATACCCAAAGTACATGATTGTATTTCTGTATTCCTTAGTCCTGGTGAAGGATGTGTATGTGATTTTAGAAAAGAGGTAGGAACCTTTTACCTAAGTTGTGGTTGGATGATCACAGAAAAATCAATACTTTCCGATCATAAGCGAATTCTTGAAAAATTTGGATCTAAAAAAGCTTTTAGAGTTTTAAACAGGATGTATGACGGCTATAAAAAGGTGCTATTTATTCGTACAGGATATCCATCGGAGGACGAAGTAATAGATCAATCAAAAGAAATAGCTTCATTAATTAGTTGTGAACATGAAATAATTCAAGGGAAAACCTCTTTTATTGAAAAGATTATAAGAGGACCATGGGATGATACAAATTTTATAAACAAAAATCCACTAGGAATTCTTACAGAAGAAGACTTTGGGATACATTAA
- a CDS encoding CobW family GTP-binding protein, with amino-acid sequence MEDKIKIDIFSGFFGAGKTTLIKKLIDEDLYNKKVVIIENEFGEIGIDGIFLEKYNIEVKEINAGCICCSTFNDFNNTIQDIIDSNKIKRIIIEPSGVGKLSEILDIVKKFEIKNNVIINMVTTVVDVTMYEDFIDFFSEFYKDQIIYASTIVLSRTQSVNYEELQNIVSKMKTLNKKANIITTPWDVLSGNNIIRASEKNGRQELFNEVNIIKIPKAKVKAKFRIARKVLAEDIFSSWGIETPKVYNLEELKLIFNNLKDEKLYGKIVRAKGILQVDENKWIQFDYLPKQCEVREVMPDYTGRICVIGINLNIESLINIF; translated from the coding sequence ATGGAAGATAAGATAAAAATTGATATTTTTTCTGGCTTTTTTGGTGCAGGAAAGACAACATTAATAAAAAAATTAATAGATGAAGATTTATATAATAAGAAAGTTGTCATTATTGAAAATGAGTTTGGCGAAATAGGTATAGACGGAATTTTTTTAGAAAAATATAATATTGAGGTTAAGGAAATAAATGCGGGATGTATTTGTTGTTCAACTTTTAATGATTTTAATAACACAATTCAAGATATTATTGATTCAAATAAAATAAAAAGAATTATTATTGAACCATCAGGTGTGGGAAAGTTATCAGAAATACTTGATATTGTAAAAAAATTTGAAATCAAGAATAATGTAATTATAAATATGGTTACTACCGTTGTTGATGTCACAATGTATGAAGATTTTATTGATTTTTTCAGCGAATTTTACAAGGATCAAATTATCTATGCGAGTACCATAGTGCTAAGTCGAACACAAAGTGTTAATTATGAGGAATTACAAAATATAGTTTCGAAAATGAAGACGTTGAATAAAAAAGCGAATATTATAACAACGCCTTGGGACGTTTTAAGTGGGAATAATATTATTAGGGCTTCAGAAAAGAATGGTAGACAAGAATTATTTAACGAAGTAAATATAATTAAAATTCCAAAAGCGAAAGTGAAAGCAAAATTTCGAATTGCAAGAAAAGTATTGGCAGAGGATATCTTTAGCAGTTGGGGAATTGAAACACCTAAAGTTTACAACCTTGAAGAACTAAAGCTTATATTTAATAATTTGAAAGATGAAAAATTGTATGGAAAAATAGTGAGAGCGAAAGGAATACTACAGGTAGATGAGAATAAGTGGATCCAGTTTGATTATTTACCAAAACAATGTGAAGTAAGGGAGGTTATGCCAGATTATACGGGGCGAATTTGTGTAATAGGCATTAACTTAAACATTGAAAGCTTAATAAATATTTTTTAA
- a CDS encoding uroporphyrinogen decarboxylase family protein, with protein sequence MSLIQRKDELTSLERVSLTLARKDVDRVAAVPLVCGASYRVLGTRYDKWSNDAEVATKSLLAAQELIGQDAFLLLVDLSVEAADFGQELLFPKYSTAYPDFNNQLINATDEYNKVKKINPRETKRMKQVIDIIKGLSKAKGNEVAILGFIYGPLGVLSQMRGHKNLFTDLIRHPQEVLAAVDIITDVLVEYAKAQVEAGAHSVCIDPLYSSSTVLSKKTWEKFEGPYLKRIADAIREAGAAVSIHNCGDGVYFEEVIKWSNPIAISVAHPAHGSKTWEEHAKTWGKKVITIGYSDPATTGLNMSTDEVLEDCKSQIDLFRKNDAGFILSTGCEFPPNGNLLSAAAMVEASRRYGR encoded by the coding sequence ATGTCACTTATACAAAGAAAAGATGAACTAACTTCACTTGAGCGGGTATCTTTAACGCTTGCACGTAAGGATGTAGACAGAGTTGCAGCTGTTCCACTAGTTTGTGGTGCTTCATATAGAGTATTGGGTACAAGATATGATAAATGGTCTAATGATGCAGAGGTAGCAACTAAAAGTCTGCTTGCGGCTCAGGAACTAATAGGACAGGATGCATTTCTATTACTTGTAGATCTTTCTGTTGAAGCTGCTGATTTTGGACAAGAATTACTTTTTCCAAAGTATAGTACGGCATACCCTGATTTTAATAATCAATTAATTAATGCAACTGATGAATATAACAAGGTTAAAAAAATAAATCCTCGCGAGACAAAACGTATGAAACAAGTTATTGATATTATAAAAGGTCTGTCTAAGGCAAAGGGGAATGAAGTAGCGATTCTTGGTTTCATATATGGTCCTCTTGGCGTATTATCTCAGATGAGAGGACATAAAAATTTATTTACGGATCTTATTCGTCATCCGCAAGAGGTACTAGCTGCAGTTGATATTATAACTGATGTACTTGTAGAATATGCTAAAGCACAAGTAGAGGCAGGGGCTCACTCTGTGTGCATTGATCCATTATATTCTTCGTCAACAGTACTTAGCAAGAAAACATGGGAGAAGTTTGAAGGCCCGTATCTTAAACGTATTGCTGATGCGATAAGGGAGGCAGGTGCAGCAGTATCAATACACAATTGTGGTGATGGAGTGTATTTTGAAGAGGTAATAAAATGGTCTAATCCTATAGCAATATCTGTAGCACATCCTGCACATGGCTCTAAAACATGGGAGGAACATGCAAAAACATGGGGAAAGAAAGTCATTACTATTGGATACTCAGATCCAGCAACTACTGGACTTAACATGTCTACTGATGAGGTATTAGAAGATTGTAAAAGCCAGATTGACTTATTTAGGAAAAATGATGCGGGGTTTATTCTTTCAACTGGTTGTGAATTTCCTCCTAATGGTAATTTACTTAGTGCAGCTGCGATGGTTGAGGCATCAAGAAGATATGGAAGATAA
- a CDS encoding corrinoid protein translates to MSINKEELYKKLADTVVNMEEEETVEICEQVISENLDAYEAIVNGLSAGMDQAGKLFDEEEYFVPELLLCSDAMYAGLDVLKPHLKAKDNKDKQKVIIGVVEGDTHDIGKNLVKIMLETAGFDIVDLGRDVPPSVFVEKAKEEKAKIIVISTLMTTTMEGMSEVIDILNKENIRENFKVMIGGGPISQVYADKIGADGYSVNAAEAVKLAKRLVQA, encoded by the coding sequence ATGTCAATCAACAAAGAAGAACTGTATAAGAAATTAGCTGATACTGTAGTAAATATGGAGGAAGAGGAGACAGTAGAAATTTGTGAACAGGTCATTTCTGAAAACTTGGATGCTTATGAGGCTATAGTTAATGGATTGTCAGCAGGTATGGATCAAGCAGGAAAACTTTTTGATGAAGAGGAGTATTTTGTTCCAGAACTTTTGTTATGCTCTGATGCTATGTATGCAGGGCTAGACGTACTTAAACCACATCTAAAAGCAAAAGATAATAAGGACAAACAAAAGGTGATTATAGGTGTAGTGGAAGGTGATACTCATGACATAGGTAAAAATCTTGTAAAAATTATGCTAGAAACTGCTGGTTTTGATATTGTTGATCTAGGAAGAGATGTTCCACCATCTGTTTTTGTAGAAAAGGCAAAAGAAGAAAAAGCTAAAATAATAGTAATCTCTACGCTTATGACTACTACGATGGAAGGTATGAGTGAAGTAATTGATATTCTTAATAAAGAAAATATAAGAGAAAATTTTAAGGTTATGATAGGTGGAGGCCCAATATCCCAAGTGTATGCAGATAAAATTGGAGCAGATGGATATTCAGTAAATGCGGCAGAAGCTGTAAAACTTGCTAAAAGGTTAGTGCAAGCATAG